One window from the genome of Methylomarinovum caldicuralii encodes:
- the smc gene encoding chromosome segregation protein SMC, producing the protein MRLEKIRLAGFKSFVDPTTLVLPGRLIGIVGPNGCGKSNLIDAVRFVIGESSAKHLRGSAMSDVVFNGAAGRAPASLATVELIFDNSDGRAGGECANYAQISVKRQVSREGQSQYFLNGSRCRRRDIMDLFLGTGLGPRSYAIIEQGMVSRFIEARPDDLRLFIEEAAGLSKYKERRRETELKLEHTRANLERVADVRAELQTQVNRLARQAKKAEKFRDLARQIHICQHQLLALQWRVADDEYRRTQARLAERERDLKQHEAAWRQAEAEASAARERVDRLEKQLQQWQAKRYQLDADIGHSEQTVKHLEEKKAQRRQTLEEWRRELERTRAALAQDRQQLEELARQRHQLETELEEARKQAHADTERQRQTEAEWQEARRRFAQLRDRQRQYRHEAQLAESETGHLQRQQAQLQKRLQQLDAQREALEQAQGRFDAAAWQQRLDQAQSAHRQCRQQLAQLAAEIQSLEQQREQQRRELARLERESHRIQGRISALETLQRHALGKDQKALQDWLTRQGWQELPRLGETLEVEPGWEQALEAALGHWLEALCHESLPMPPETPPASLSLLATATAAPPQPDTLAAKILKGPVPAFLNRFRCCADLATALARRDRLAPHECWITPAGEQVGPDHCHLPRPADEEAGVLARQKTLRELRDRLGRLQRQHRSVQAELTRLQETLQTHTRQQETLQARERDQHAALARLQAEHQAAQRQHRETGQRLEQLARERQETERESSRIDAKLASLDRRIATLHQQTTELTDQIQGHEARLDRCRQHHETAAAQARHSREQVTRLEAALEHAKRTADLLAGQLQRGDRQCRELSQRLAEAEARQDAEAEPLARAHEQLEALRARRPELEAALAACRRELEQAVETLRTLEGRRRQQEQARDQARQQVEQARLAAEAARVRFDAARAQVTDADVELAPLLETLPPEADPAVWQQRLKQLERDQDRLGDVNLAAIEEHKTHRERLDFIDSQYQDLEAALALLEKAIRTIDRETRTRFGETFTAVDGHFRQRFPALFGGGEARLELTGDDPLEAGVRIVARPPGKRNSSIHLLSGGEKALTAVALVFSFFELNPAPFCILDEVDAPLDDANVGRFCQLLQSMAERVQFLFITHNKITMEIADQLIGVTMREPGVSRIVSVDLKRAAEMAA; encoded by the coding sequence ATGCGCCTGGAAAAGATCAGACTGGCCGGCTTCAAATCCTTCGTCGATCCCACCACCCTCGTCCTGCCGGGGCGGCTGATCGGCATCGTCGGCCCCAACGGCTGCGGCAAGTCCAACCTCATCGACGCGGTGCGTTTCGTCATCGGCGAAAGCTCGGCCAAACACCTAAGAGGCAGCGCCATGAGCGACGTCGTCTTCAACGGCGCCGCCGGGCGGGCGCCGGCCTCGCTGGCGACGGTGGAGCTGATCTTCGACAACAGTGACGGCCGCGCCGGGGGCGAGTGCGCCAACTACGCCCAGATTTCGGTCAAACGCCAAGTGTCCCGTGAGGGCCAGTCCCAGTATTTTCTCAACGGCAGCCGCTGCCGCCGCCGCGACATCATGGACCTGTTCCTGGGCACCGGCCTGGGGCCGCGCAGCTACGCCATCATCGAACAGGGCATGGTGTCGCGCTTCATCGAAGCCAGACCCGACGACCTGCGCCTGTTCATCGAAGAGGCCGCAGGACTGTCCAAGTACAAGGAAAGGCGCCGCGAGACCGAACTGAAGCTGGAGCACACCCGCGCCAACCTGGAACGGGTCGCCGACGTCCGCGCCGAACTGCAGACCCAGGTCAACCGCCTCGCCCGTCAGGCCAAAAAGGCGGAGAAGTTCCGCGACCTGGCGCGCCAGATCCACATCTGCCAGCATCAGCTTCTGGCCCTGCAGTGGCGCGTGGCCGACGACGAATACCGCCGCACCCAGGCCCGGCTGGCCGAAAGGGAGCGCGACCTGAAGCAGCACGAGGCCGCCTGGCGGCAGGCCGAAGCCGAAGCCAGCGCCGCCCGGGAGCGGGTCGATCGGCTGGAGAAGCAATTGCAGCAATGGCAGGCCAAACGGTACCAGCTGGACGCCGACATCGGCCACAGCGAGCAGACGGTCAAGCATCTGGAGGAAAAAAAGGCCCAGCGCCGCCAGACCCTGGAAGAATGGCGCCGGGAACTGGAGCGCACCCGCGCCGCCCTGGCGCAGGACCGCCAGCAGCTGGAGGAACTGGCTCGCCAGCGCCACCAGCTGGAAACCGAGCTGGAAGAAGCCCGGAAGCAGGCCCACGCCGATACCGAGCGTCAGCGTCAGACCGAAGCCGAATGGCAGGAAGCCCGCCGCCGCTTCGCTCAGTTGCGCGACCGGCAACGCCAATACCGGCACGAAGCGCAGCTGGCGGAATCCGAAACCGGGCACCTGCAGCGCCAGCAGGCCCAGCTGCAAAAGCGCCTGCAGCAACTCGATGCCCAGCGCGAAGCACTGGAACAGGCCCAGGGCCGCTTCGATGCCGCCGCCTGGCAGCAGCGCCTCGACCAGGCCCAGAGCGCCCACCGCCAGTGCCGCCAGCAACTGGCGCAGCTGGCAGCCGAAATCCAGTCTCTCGAGCAGCAGCGGGAACAGCAGCGCCGGGAACTGGCCCGGCTGGAACGTGAAAGCCACCGCATTCAGGGCCGCATCAGCGCCCTGGAAACCCTGCAACGCCACGCCCTGGGCAAGGATCAAAAAGCGCTGCAGGACTGGCTGACCCGCCAGGGCTGGCAGGAACTGCCCCGGCTGGGGGAAACCCTGGAGGTGGAACCGGGGTGGGAACAGGCGCTGGAGGCCGCGCTCGGCCACTGGCTCGAGGCCCTGTGCCATGAAAGCCTGCCGATGCCGCCGGAGACGCCGCCGGCCAGCCTTTCCCTGCTGGCCACCGCGACCGCCGCCCCCCCGCAGCCAGACACCCTGGCGGCCAAAATCCTCAAGGGCCCGGTGCCCGCCTTCCTGAACCGCTTCCGCTGCTGCGCAGACCTCGCCACCGCCCTGGCCCGGCGCGACCGCCTCGCCCCTCACGAATGCTGGATCACCCCGGCCGGCGAACAAGTCGGTCCCGATCACTGCCACCTCCCCCGCCCCGCCGACGAGGAGGCCGGGGTGCTGGCGCGGCAGAAGACCCTGCGCGAGCTGCGCGACCGCCTGGGCCGGCTGCAGCGTCAGCACCGCAGCGTTCAGGCCGAACTGACCCGGCTGCAGGAAACCCTGCAAACCCACACCCGGCAGCAGGAAACCCTGCAGGCCCGCGAACGCGACCAACACGCCGCCCTGGCCCGGTTGCAGGCCGAACACCAGGCTGCCCAGCGCCAGCACCGGGAAACCGGCCAGCGCCTGGAACAACTGGCGCGCGAACGTCAGGAAACCGAACGGGAAAGCAGCCGGATCGACGCCAAACTGGCCTCCCTGGACCGCCGGATCGCCACCCTGCACCAACAGACCACCGAACTGACCGATCAGATCCAAGGCCACGAGGCCCGGCTCGACCGTTGCCGCCAGCACCACGAGACCGCTGCCGCCCAGGCCCGTCATAGCCGCGAACAGGTCACCCGGCTGGAAGCCGCGCTGGAACACGCCAAGCGCACCGCCGACCTGCTGGCCGGGCAACTACAGCGCGGCGACCGGCAATGCCGGGAACTGTCCCAGCGCCTGGCCGAGGCCGAAGCGCGCCAGGACGCGGAGGCCGAACCCCTCGCCCGTGCCCACGAGCAACTGGAGGCGTTGCGCGCCCGCCGTCCGGAACTGGAGGCGGCGCTGGCCGCCTGCCGGCGGGAACTGGAACAGGCCGTGGAAACCTTGCGGACCCTGGAAGGCCGGCGCCGCCAGCAGGAACAGGCCCGCGACCAGGCCCGTCAGCAGGTGGAGCAGGCCCGTCTGGCGGCCGAGGCGGCGCGGGTGCGTTTCGACGCCGCCCGCGCGCAAGTGACCGACGCGGATGTCGAGCTGGCACCCCTGCTGGAGACCCTGCCGCCCGAGGCCGATCCGGCCGTGTGGCAGCAGCGCCTCAAGCAGCTGGAACGGGATCAGGACCGCCTGGGGGACGTCAACCTGGCCGCCATCGAGGAACACAAAACCCATCGGGAACGGCTGGACTTCATCGACAGCCAGTATCAGGATCTGGAAGCCGCCCTGGCTCTGCTGGAGAAGGCGATCCGCACCATCGACCGCGAAACCCGGACCCGCTTTGGGGAGACCTTCACCGCTGTGGACGGTCATTTCCGCCAGCGTTTTCCCGCCCTGTTCGGCGGCGGCGAGGCGCGGCTGGAGCTGACCGGGGACGACCCGCTCGAAGCCGGGGTGCGCATCGTCGCCCGGCCGCCGGGCAAGCGCAACAGCTCCATCCATCTTCTCTCCGGCGGCGAGAAGGCCCTGACCGCCGTCGCCCTGGTGTTTTCCTTCTTCGAGCTCAATCCCGCCCCCTTCTGCATTCTCGACGAGGTGGACGCCCCGCTGGACGATGCCAACGTAGGTCGCTTCTGTCAGCTTCTGCAATCCATGGCGGAGCGGGTACAATTCCTGTTCATCACCCATAATAAAATCACCATGGAGATCGCCGACCAGCTCATCGGCGTCACCATGCGCGAGCCCGGGGTGTCGCGCATCGTCTCCGTGGATCTTAAACGCGCGGCCGAAATGGCGGCCTAG
- a CDS encoding sulfite exporter TauE/SafE family protein, giving the protein MPATLKRWLGLAFGLLGILFIVWLDARSGFHGHRPLSQVNYTLALMIGFMTSFHCVGMCGALVLSYTTQDAALGRPRYLSHFWYGLGKTLSYTAIGAAFATLGGIIAFTPGLRGAIAIAAGIFLILFGLNLLGIIRLRVQLRTPPALMRFLGRQYKKHSHPFVIGLLNGLMIVCGPLQAMYILAAGTGDPLQGAALLFCFGIGTLPLMLGFGIFASTLAKSVGPVLVKFSSVVVILMGAVMLNRGLILTRSDYDLASLIARAETWVSQMRSPAKPLRIIRMQVNAEDFEPDHFVLQVGTPVRWEIEVAENAFCRSELEVPSFGLKIALTPGSHAVEFAPPRTGLILWRCTEPQRWGAFTVQ; this is encoded by the coding sequence ATGCCCGCAACGCTAAAACGCTGGCTCGGCTTGGCCTTTGGCCTGCTGGGCATTCTGTTCATCGTCTGGCTCGACGCCCGGTCGGGCTTTCACGGCCACCGCCCCCTGTCACAGGTCAACTACACCCTGGCGCTGATGATCGGCTTCATGACCAGTTTCCACTGCGTGGGCATGTGCGGCGCCCTGGTGCTCAGCTATACCACCCAGGATGCCGCCCTGGGAAGGCCCCGCTATCTCTCCCACTTCTGGTACGGTCTGGGAAAGACCCTGTCCTACACCGCCATCGGTGCGGCATTTGCCACACTCGGCGGCATTATCGCCTTCACCCCGGGGCTGAGGGGGGCGATCGCCATCGCCGCCGGGATCTTTCTGATCCTGTTCGGCCTCAACCTGCTGGGCATCATCCGCCTGCGGGTACAGCTGCGCACCCCGCCGGCGCTGATGCGCTTTCTCGGCCGCCAGTACAAGAAGCACAGCCACCCCTTCGTCATCGGCCTGCTCAACGGCCTGATGATCGTCTGCGGGCCGCTGCAGGCCATGTACATCCTCGCCGCCGGCACCGGCGACCCGCTCCAGGGGGCGGCGCTGCTGTTTTGTTTCGGCATCGGCACCCTGCCGCTCATGCTGGGTTTCGGGATCTTCGCCAGCACCCTGGCCAAGAGCGTCGGCCCGGTGCTGGTGAAATTCTCCAGCGTGGTGGTGATCCTGATGGGGGCGGTGATGCTCAACCGCGGCCTGATCCTGACCCGCAGCGATTACGATCTTGCCAGCCTGATCGCCCGCGCCGAAACCTGGGTGAGCCAGATGCGTTCCCCGGCAAAGCCGCTGCGGATCATCCGCATGCAGGTCAACGCCGAGGACTTCGAGCCGGATCACTTCGTGCTTCAGGTCGGCACGCCGGTACGCTGGGAAATCGAGGTGGCGGAAAACGCCTTCTGCCGCAGCGAGCTGGAAGTGCCCAGCTTCGGGCTGAAGATCGCGCTGACGCCGGGCAGCCATGCGGTGGAATTCGCCCCGCCGCGCACCGGGCTGATCCTGTGGCGCTGCACCGAACCCCAGCGCTGGGGGGCATTCACGGTTCAGTGA
- a CDS encoding adenosylcobalamin-dependent ribonucleoside-diphosphate reductase: MAAVTGAPFPQEISRIVWESKYRAPGEADIRETWRRVAQAVASVEVEPALWQDRFLDLLADFKFLPGGRILAGAGIRRQVTLFNCFAMGPMEDSLDGIFEALKEGALTMQQGGGVGYDFSTLRPRGTRAESAGTVASGPVSFMHIFDVGCAVLLSTGSRRGAMMATLRCDHPDVEEFVEAKRDPQVLRNFNLSVTVSDAFMAAVEQDSDWPLVFPAEQLTPGCGEGSVLRDWPGYDKPVPCRILKTVRARQLWDRIMHATYEVAEPGVLFLDRINRLNNLHYCERIHTTNPCSELPLPPYGACDLGSINLVRFVREPFSDRARLDLDAIAALVPVAVRFLDDVIDLSGFPLEKQRRRARATRRIGLGLTGLADTLIFLGLHYDSDAARRLAEKVMATICHAAYRASIALAREKGAFPLFEPRVYPQGPFVARLPQDIRDGIAAHGLRNSHLLAIAPTGSISLLAGNVSSGLEPVFAWRYQRRLQLGGRECRLVEVTDPAWSLWRRRYGDGALPDFFVTATELSPEAHLAMQAVLQRHVDSAISKTIHIPEDYPFEAFRDVYHRAYELGLKGCTTYRPNPVRGSVLVTERHCCDIDREGD, from the coding sequence GTGGCGGCCGTGACCGGGGCGCCGTTCCCCCAGGAAATCTCCCGCATCGTCTGGGAGAGCAAGTACCGCGCTCCGGGCGAGGCCGACATCCGGGAAACCTGGCGGCGGGTGGCGCAGGCGGTGGCCAGTGTGGAGGTGGAGCCGGCGCTGTGGCAGGACCGGTTCCTGGATTTGCTGGCGGATTTCAAATTCCTCCCCGGCGGCCGCATTCTCGCCGGCGCCGGCATCCGCCGCCAGGTGACCCTGTTCAACTGCTTCGCCATGGGGCCGATGGAGGACAGCCTCGACGGCATCTTCGAGGCCCTCAAGGAAGGCGCCCTGACCATGCAGCAGGGCGGCGGTGTGGGCTACGACTTTTCCACCCTGCGTCCCCGCGGCACCCGGGCCGAAAGCGCCGGCACCGTGGCTTCCGGGCCGGTGTCGTTCATGCACATCTTCGATGTCGGATGCGCGGTGCTGCTGTCCACCGGCAGCCGCCGCGGGGCGATGATGGCGACCTTGCGCTGCGACCACCCCGACGTGGAGGAATTCGTCGAGGCCAAGCGCGACCCGCAGGTGCTGCGCAACTTCAACCTGTCGGTGACCGTGTCCGATGCCTTCATGGCGGCGGTGGAACAGGACAGCGACTGGCCTTTGGTGTTTCCCGCCGAGCAGCTGACCCCCGGCTGCGGCGAGGGCAGCGTGCTGCGGGACTGGCCCGGTTACGACAAACCGGTGCCGTGCCGGATTCTGAAGACCGTCAGGGCCCGCCAGCTGTGGGACCGGATCATGCACGCCACCTACGAGGTGGCCGAGCCGGGCGTGCTGTTTCTCGACCGCATCAACCGGCTCAACAATCTCCATTACTGCGAGCGCATCCACACCACCAATCCCTGCTCCGAACTGCCGCTGCCGCCCTACGGCGCCTGCGACCTGGGCTCGATCAACCTGGTGCGGTTCGTGCGCGAGCCCTTCAGCGACCGGGCCCGGCTGGATCTGGACGCCATCGCCGCCCTGGTGCCGGTGGCGGTGCGTTTTCTCGACGACGTCATCGACCTGTCCGGCTTCCCCTTGGAGAAGCAGCGCCGCCGCGCCCGCGCCACCCGCCGTATCGGCCTGGGGCTGACCGGCCTGGCCGACACCCTCATCTTCCTGGGGCTGCATTACGACAGCGACGCCGCCCGCCGGCTGGCCGAGAAGGTGATGGCGACGATCTGTCACGCCGCCTACCGGGCTTCCATCGCCCTGGCCCGGGAAAAGGGCGCCTTCCCCTTGTTCGAACCCCGGGTCTATCCCCAGGGTCCCTTCGTCGCCCGGTTGCCGCAGGACATCCGCGACGGCATTGCCGCCCACGGCCTGCGCAACAGCCATCTGCTCGCCATCGCCCCCACCGGCTCCATCAGCCTGCTGGCGGGCAACGTCTCCAGCGGCCTGGAGCCGGTATTCGCCTGGCGCTATCAGCGCCGCCTGCAGCTGGGGGGCAGGGAATGCCGCCTGGTGGAGGTGACCGACCCCGCCTGGTCCCTGTGGCGCCGGCGCTACGGCGACGGCGCCTTGCCGGATTTCTTCGTCACCGCCACCGAACTGTCTCCCGAGGCCCATCTGGCGATGCAGGCGGTGCTGCAGCGCCACGTGGACAGCGCCATCTCCAAGACCATCCACATCCCTGAGGATTATCCCTTCGAAGCCTTCCGCGACGTCTATCACCGCGCCTACGAGCTGGGTCTGAAGGGTTGCACCACGTATCGCCCCAATCCGGTCCGCGGCAGCGTCCTGGTGACCGAACGCCACTGCTGTGACATCGACCGGGAAGGGGATTGA
- a CDS encoding HPF/RaiA family ribosome-associated protein has product MQIPLQVTFRGLPHSDAMEAKIQEKAQKLERYYDKITSCRVMVERTHHKHQKGDLYHVRIDLTVPGKEIVISREHHDNHAYEDAYVAIRDAFQAAARQLEEYARIQRGEVKGRGNQKAALG; this is encoded by the coding sequence ATGCAGATACCATTGCAGGTCACCTTCCGCGGATTGCCGCATTCCGACGCCATGGAAGCCAAGATTCAGGAAAAAGCGCAGAAGCTGGAGCGCTACTACGACAAGATCACCAGCTGCCGCGTCATGGTGGAACGCACCCACCACAAGCATCAAAAGGGCGATCTGTATCACGTCCGCATCGACCTGACCGTGCCCGGCAAGGAAATCGTCATCAGCCGCGAGCACCACGACAACCACGCCTACGAGGACGCCTACGTCGCCATCCGCGACGCTTTCCAGGCCGCCGCCCGTCAGCTGGAGGAATACGCCCGTATCCAGCGCGGCGAGGTCAAGGGCCGGGGCAACCAAAAAGCCGCCCTGGGCTGA
- the queF gene encoding preQ(1) synthase: protein MTAKPSKQLETFPNPNPQRDYTIRIESPEFTCLCPKTGQPDFATILIEYVPDQRCIELKSYKLYLWSYRDEGAFHEAVTNRILDDLVAACRPRWMRIEARFNVRGGIYTTVTAEYRRD from the coding sequence ATGACCGCCAAACCGAGCAAGCAGCTGGAAACCTTCCCCAATCCCAACCCGCAGCGCGACTACACCATCCGCATCGAGTCGCCGGAATTCACCTGCCTGTGCCCCAAGACCGGCCAGCCGGATTTCGCCACCATTCTGATCGAGTACGTTCCCGACCAGCGCTGTATCGAACTCAAGTCCTACAAGCTGTATCTGTGGTCCTACCGCGACGAGGGCGCCTTCCACGAGGCCGTCACCAACCGGATTCTCGACGACCTGGTGGCCGCCTGCCGGCCGCGCTGGATGCGGATCGAGGCCAGGTTCAACGTCCGTGGCGGCATCTATACCACGGTGACGGCGGAATACCGCAGGGACTGA
- a CDS encoding DUF2231 domain-containing protein, with protein MTFIVEIFPGLREMMNWHPLWVHFPIAFLSVFFLVDLLAAVLRSRPLFVVANWLLGLGALGASVAAAFGLQAALTVPHPPQVHEILETHRYFALNATALAWLLLIWRFLNRGRFCLLGRLFHLLLALFMVLNLVLAADYGGLMVYKYGVGVKAVPAWPPGASGHRHGSAWDEIREWLHEIVPHSHASGHEHHHH; from the coding sequence ATGACCTTCATTGTAGAGATTTTTCCCGGTTTGCGGGAGATGATGAACTGGCACCCCCTCTGGGTGCATTTTCCCATCGCCTTTCTCAGCGTCTTTTTCCTCGTCGATCTGCTCGCGGCGGTTTTGCGCAGCCGCCCCCTGTTCGTGGTGGCCAACTGGCTGCTGGGGCTGGGGGCGCTGGGAGCCAGCGTCGCGGCTGCTTTCGGCCTGCAGGCGGCGTTGACCGTTCCCCATCCGCCGCAGGTCCACGAGATCCTGGAAACCCACCGTTACTTCGCCCTCAACGCCACCGCCCTGGCTTGGCTGCTGCTGATCTGGCGTTTTCTCAACCGCGGGCGGTTCTGTCTGCTTGGCCGGCTGTTCCATTTGCTGCTGGCGCTGTTCATGGTGCTCAATCTGGTGCTGGCGGCTGACTACGGTGGGCTGATGGTGTACAAGTACGGCGTCGGGGTGAAGGCGGTGCCGGCCTGGCCGCCCGGTGCCTCAGGCCATCGTCACGGCAGCGCCTGGGACGAGATCCGGGAATGGCTGCACGAAATTGTTCCCCACAGCCACGCTTCCGGGCATGAGCACCATCATCACTGA
- a CDS encoding metal-binding protein, whose product MSEEKPSCDLCSLLVEIPDFELKTKDGVKRFCCEGCLGIYRMLHEDEIVEDPQTAEEKTK is encoded by the coding sequence ATGAGCGAAGAAAAACCCAGCTGCGATCTCTGTTCCCTGCTGGTGGAAATCCCCGATTTCGAATTGAAGACCAAAGACGGCGTCAAGCGCTTCTGCTGCGAGGGCTGTCTGGGGATCTACCGCATGCTGCACGAGGACGAGATCGTCGAAGATCCGCAGACCGCGGAAGAAAAAACCAAGTAG
- a CDS encoding FAD-dependent oxidoreductase codes for MAEFKVAREADLAVGRMKQVQAGATAVLLLRLEDGFHALGALCPHYEAPLAAGTLCDGRIVCPWHHACFDARSGALLEPPGLDGLPVYPVRVDDGEVWVTIPEQSQSPPPSRRDPADSRLCVVIGGGCAGAYAVEVLRDHGFGGRIVWVTGAEFPPIDRPLLSKGYLSGEAPESWLPLRTPDFYAARDIEVVEASVTALAADARQATLSNGTALAYDAAILASGAVNRRPPIPGIDLGGVFFLRSRDDGEQLRQAAEAARRAVVVGAGFIGMEVAQSLRRRDIAVTVVAPETVPFERVLGPEIGAALHRLHEDHGVAFRLGRTVKAFEGDGRVERVSLDDGSELAADLVVVGVGVRPATDFVTGVSKADDGAVLVDAGLRAAEGLYAAGDLACFPDWRSGAPIRVEHWRVAAQHGRLAGANVAGAGLEYRGVPYFWTRQYNRTLQYFGHAADWDEIRYDGDPAGYDFIAYFVRDGQVHAVAGMERERELAELEERMRREGLWRP; via the coding sequence ATGGCCGAATTCAAAGTCGCCCGGGAAGCGGATCTGGCCGTCGGCCGGATGAAACAGGTTCAGGCCGGCGCCACCGCTGTCCTGCTGCTGCGGCTGGAGGACGGTTTCCATGCCCTGGGGGCGCTGTGTCCCCACTACGAGGCGCCGCTGGCGGCCGGGACCCTGTGCGACGGCCGTATCGTCTGCCCCTGGCACCACGCCTGCTTCGACGCCCGCAGCGGGGCGTTGCTGGAGCCGCCGGGTCTGGATGGCCTGCCGGTCTATCCGGTGCGGGTCGATGACGGCGAGGTCTGGGTCACGATCCCCGAGCAAAGCCAGTCGCCGCCACCGTCGCGGCGCGATCCCGCCGATTCCCGTCTGTGCGTGGTGATCGGCGGCGGCTGTGCCGGGGCCTATGCGGTGGAAGTACTGCGTGACCACGGTTTCGGCGGCCGGATCGTGTGGGTCACCGGCGCTGAGTTTCCCCCCATCGACCGCCCCTTGCTGAGCAAGGGGTATCTGAGCGGCGAGGCGCCGGAGAGCTGGCTGCCGCTGCGAACGCCGGATTTCTATGCCGCCCGCGACATCGAAGTGGTTGAGGCGTCCGTGACCGCCCTGGCGGCCGATGCCCGGCAGGCGACGCTCAGCAACGGCACGGCGCTCGCTTACGATGCCGCCATTCTGGCGAGCGGCGCGGTCAACCGCCGGCCGCCGATTCCGGGCATCGATTTGGGCGGGGTCTTTTTCCTGCGTTCCCGGGACGATGGCGAACAGCTGCGCCAGGCCGCCGAGGCGGCCCGCCGGGCGGTGGTGGTCGGGGCCGGCTTCATCGGCATGGAAGTGGCCCAGAGCCTGCGCCGGCGGGACATCGCGGTGACGGTGGTGGCGCCGGAGACGGTGCCCTTCGAACGGGTGCTGGGGCCGGAAATCGGCGCCGCCTTGCACAGGCTGCACGAGGATCACGGGGTGGCGTTCCGCCTCGGACGCACGGTAAAGGCTTTCGAAGGCGACGGCCGGGTCGAGCGGGTTTCGTTGGACGACGGCAGCGAGTTGGCGGCCGATCTGGTGGTGGTGGGCGTGGGGGTGCGCCCGGCGACGGATTTCGTCACCGGCGTCAGCAAGGCCGACGACGGCGCAGTCCTGGTGGATGCGGGCCTGCGGGCGGCGGAGGGACTGTATGCGGCCGGCGATCTGGCCTGCTTTCCCGACTGGCGCAGCGGCGCGCCGATCCGGGTCGAGCACTGGCGCGTGGCCGCCCAGCACGGCCGCCTCGCCGGCGCCAACGTGGCCGGCGCCGGTCTGGAATACCGCGGCGTGCCGTACTTCTGGACCCGCCAGTACAACCGCACCCTGCAGTATTTCGGCCACGCCGCGGACTGGGACGAGATCCGCTACGACGGCGATCCGGCCGGATACGATTTCATCGCCTATTTCGTCAGGGACGGTCAGGTCCACGCCGTCGCCGGCATGGAGCGCGAGCGCGAACTGGCCGAGCTGGAGGAGCGCATGCGTCGGGAAGGGCTGTGGCGGCCGTGA